The Amblyomma americanum isolate KBUSLIRL-KWMA chromosome 5, ASM5285725v1, whole genome shotgun sequence genome window below encodes:
- the LOC144135253 gene encoding uncharacterized protein LOC144135253 — translation MAAYIADARTLKDIKVHVYIDMQEREDQRHDPDKEKLLVNALASNLGLTRITIEELPLSEDNSKFFAKAVINSQNISEMSFAVLSRDSNNAFLQTLVSGIERNRRLLRVELPSCKDRDGELVVIRNITRRNASLVTRAVRFVMGDHDPYNARAVELVSGHERVLSIVQENAGVEAKEAETMVRCALGLRCLTGLDEYMKLTGVVKRHVVCIGRRGDAVQLDELSLDCWLHVRKFLIVADVAGADCSVKL, via the coding sequence ATGGCTGCCTACATAGCGGATGCACGCACACTGAAAGACATAAAAGTGCACGTCTACATCGACATGCAGGAGCGCGAGGACCAGCGGCATGACCCTGACAAAGAGAAGCTCCTGGTGAACGCGCTGGCATCGAATCTTGGCCTCACCAGAATCACAATCGAAGAGCTGCCTCTGAGCGAAGACAACTCCAAGTTTTTCGCGAAAGCTGTTATCAACAGCCAAAACATCTCTGAGATGTCGTTCGCGGTGCTCAGCCGCGATAGCAACAATGCCTTCTTGCAGACGCTGGTGTCGGGCATCGAAAGAAATCGCCGCCTCCTCCGGGTTGAGCTGCCAAGTTGCAAAGACCGTGACGGAGAGCTCGTGGTCATCCGGAACATCACCAGACGCAACGCGAGCCTCGTCACCAGAGCAGTACGCTTCGTGATGGGTGACCACGATCCTTACAACGCGCGAGCGGTCGAGCTCGTCTCGGGACATGAAAGGGTCCTCAGCATCGTTCAAGAAAATGCTGGCGTCGAAGCCAAGGAAGCGGAAACGATGGTCAGGTGCGCCTTGGGGCTTCGATGCTTGACGGGCCTTGACGAATACATGAAGCTGACAGGTGTAGTCAAGCGCCATGTGGTGTGCATTGGTAGACGTGGCGACGCAGTGCAGCTCGACGAACTGAGTTTAGACTGCTGGCTTCATGTGCGGAAGTTCCTGATTGTTGCTGACGTTGCAGGAGCTGACTGTTCTGTGAAGTTGTGA